The sequence AAATTATTTATTACACACTTATATTGTGCTTTATATAGGTCATGccctattctaagtgctttacactaTTAACATATTCAGTCCTCATGACAGCTCAATGATGGTGGCACAATTATggctcccattttatagatgatggaattgagcacagagaggttaagtaacttactcaaTGTCACACAATATAAATGGCAAAACTGGGCTCCAGAGTCCTTGCCATCAGACACAATGTTTTGTGGCTCTCCTAATATTGCAAGGCATTTATTCACATCAAGAGAGAATGAACAAGTAGACAAATGCCATGTTGATTAAGATAGTGACCAGCTGTGGCCTTCTCTATGTCctataaaagatgaaaatgaatcTTGCGAGATAGCAACATATGGGGAAATATAAAATACACttgcctccttctctcctttatcTCAATGTGTCTGAAGACCTTGTAAAGTGGGTACTTCATAATGAGCAAAGatgcatttcatttattcaagGAATTCTACCCTGCAGCTTGGTGACACCATTGCTTTCATGTCTAAGTCACAATTTAGCCATTGACTTTCATACCCTGCCACTAAATCACATCACCATTTTCACACGAAGCGAGACATGATGGAGAAGACGGCATCACCCAACGTTGAGTTGTAATTTGTACTCAAAGAAATACATGCACATGGCCACGGTGCAAAAAGCCAAGAACACAGAGGCCAGGAGACCATGACGAAAAGGCAATGAGGCTCATTCGTGTCAAAATTACCGTGGCCTGGGCCTCCCTCTTCTGTGGGATGCTCCCATGACATTTAACCTTTTTACAGAGAAGATGAAGTGATTAAACTAAAGTGACCCGCTCCCCCCAGCAAGTCTCAACAATCTGaaccagagggaaaaaaacaactaaaccATAGTGTtcaaaaaaagggagggaggaggacttCTCAGAAGTACAAATAGTGGTAACTTCCCAgttgttgagggaaataagtaCAACAGGACATTCTTATATTGCCATGACCGCCAGGCTGGTCAGGGAATTCTGAGTGGTGGTCACATGACAGAGACCAAATAAAGCCACAGAGGAGCCAACTCTCTCTGGAAGAGTTGAGAAATCTTTCTGGAAGAGAAATTTCTGATTTGAAGTGCCAGCCCAAATAGTCATGATAGTTCATGAGAGTCTTGATATGCAGGGAATCTTTCCTGAGGACAGTGCAAAGTGGACAGAAAGAAAGATTTTCCATGAAAGGAGTCAGCTTTCACTAGAGAAGGCCAAGGCTTCTAGAACGTGCCTTCTAAAGTTTCCCAGTTCGGGGATCCATGGGTAGAACTGACAGTCTGAAATTCGTAAGGCTCTCATGTAAGGTTTTGTTTTGCATGCCAAGATAAATTCCATTCTTACGTCACCCTCTGAACTTTCTGATTCTGCTTACTGTTGTAAACTGATAAGTTTTAATGACCATGGCCCAAATTCTAGAGACTCACACACACTAAGCAGACAAAGTGAACCTGGGGAAAAAGTGGGCGAGAGAAGAGCAAAGGGCAGAAGGTAGATGCAAAGAGGGAGAAAGTGGGGAAaactttctttttgtgtttttatttgaggtaaaatttacagaGAATAGAATGGACAAATTCAGCTCAGTGAATTTTTACATATGTCCATGTAACTCCCACCAAGAACAAGCTACAGCTCATCCCTGTTTTTCcaaaaagttccctcatgcctCTTGTCAGTCAAAGCCACCACAGCCCGCCCCATACCCAGATGTAACTACTCTTCTCACACCACAAATGAGTTTTGCATATTTCTGaacatcatataaatggaatcaaagcAGTATTGTACTCTtagtgtctggtttctttccctCAATATAATGTTTTTGAGTTTCATCTGTGTGCTTGGCTGTATCAtcactttgtttatttttatggctAAGGAGCATTCTGTTGGATGGCTAGAGCCAATTGAGGTAACCCCTgttctgttgatgaacacttgggttgtctcCAGTATTGGGCTATTATCAGGAGGAACttgatatttaaaaaaggaatatgttttctttttaatttgatgtttACACTCAAGCAGCAGACAAATTGTACCTTGCAGAAGGAGGTTTCTCACAGTCTTGACTACTTGGTGGTCAAGCAGATGCCAAGATGGCTGTTGACATTTCATGGAGAAGCCACACACATTATTACTGCCACCCCTGGTTTTCTCCATTGGGGGAGTCTCCATCTTAGAAGAGGGGACAAGAGAACTCTAGGAAAGGCAGACAGAAACTTCTAGGCTCCAAAAGTCTTGCCCCACTCTTCTAGAGGAGGGAGCAGGTATCCTAAGGAGAACTGGTGGAGGGCTCTGTGGATGGTGTGTGGATCGTGAGCTAGTGGGTCTGCCCAAGGAGGGCCTCCAGAGATGAAGAATCTGTTGCCCACATATCTGTTTAATATTCTATGCAGACCCAGTCCACATGGGTCCATAGACAGCATTTATGGTCCATACATTTAGTTGACAGACTTATATGTCACAGTATGGAGAAATTTCCAAACACTTTGCTCTCAAAGACCAAAATATTCTTTGAGGAGACCATTCCAAGTTTGCCCATTGATTTCTATCCTGTGTTCTCAATGCCTCCTTGGTCTGGGAAACTCTAAGATTAAAGTGAGTATGTCTAATTTTTAACCTACTAATGCTATATTTATTCAGCCATTTATTTTCAACTGAGGCCTTTGAAACACCAGAAGAGCTGTGAGCAATCAAGCCACATGATTATCAGGGCTGTGTTTTGTATATATCACATCCCCACTTCTTTTGGTTGAATATTTCGGTGGCATGTTGCATATGAAAGGTGCCCAATTAATGTTTGGTGAAAGAATTAATCAGGAAGTGAATGATCAAAATTGTTCTTCTTCGGTGTGATTTTGGAAGGTCATTAAGTAAAGACATTAGGGGGCTTAGAAGTTAGTCTGGGAGCCAGTAGGACCACCCACAAAGGTTGGGCAGAAAGGCATTCCACAGTTCAGGAGGGGCCCTGCTGTTGGGTGGGGTCCTGTTAGCAGTTACCTAAATCTGTgtaaacaagtttaaaaaaataaaatgactatcTTAAGTTTTGTCTTAATAATGACCAACAGCGAAGTGTTTAGCCCCCAATCCCAAGTAATGAGTGGAAAAAGTAACTAAAGCTGATCATGGTTTGAAGGTTTAAGTATGAGTTAGACTTACCATGTACTCCAGGAATCCTACTACAAGTtttctacccaagagaaatgaaaatttgcaTCCATGCATAAACTTGAATGCAAATGTACAACAGCTACATTTATAATTGCCCCATATTGGAAACAACCTGATGCAAAGAAAACTACTTGAAACATCCCTCAAGAAAACAACAGTAGacttgaacaaatggaaagacatactaTGTACTTCAATAAAAAGACTCATACTGTAAACAAGGAAATTATCCCTAAGCTAACTTAGAAATTTAGCAGGATCCCAGTTAAAATACTAACAGGTATTTTGTTTTCCAGTCTAGAGCAACATGATTGATTATGAAGTTaatggaaaaataagcaaaaaaaatgaaCGAGGTCCTAAGGTGGGGAGGGAATAAGCATACCAAATAACATAACATGATTTCTAAAGgctctaaaatttaaaagagtCTGGTAATGGCACATGAATGCACAAATTCACAAAAGGAGTCAAATAGAATGTCTAGAAGTAGACCCAAtatctatggaaattaaacatatgaaaaagataGTATCTCAAATCAGTAGAGAAAGAATGGATTCTTTTATTAAGTGGTATTGGGACAAAGGGACAGTCATTTGGAAAAGATAAATTTGGCCAATATCTATCTCACAGTGTCCATCAGGATAAATTTCAAATGAATACCATATAAGTACTAGAAAAAGACACAGGCAAATACGTTTGTAACGTGGGAGTGGAAAAATACCTGACAGTACTCAAATACAAGAAGCAGTAAAAGATTGATAGATTTGACaatatgtaaacatttaaaaacattttcatgacAAAAAATACcataagcaaatttaaaaaataaatgacatactgAGAAAGATATTTGCAATGGAGAGcataaaggtttaatatttaatatattaagtgCTCCtaaaattcaagaagaaaaatccCAGCAACTTGAGAGAAGAAAGGGCAGGAAATATGAATAGAGACTGTGGTAGGCAGCTTCTGATGTGGCCCCTAGTGAATCCCACTTCCTGGTACCCTCATGGGATCCCTTCCCCTTGCATATCTGCTGGACTGAATGATTTGCTTCTAATGAGTGGAATATGGTAAAAATGATGGGATGTTACTTCTGTGATTAGGTTAGAAAAGACTGACTTCTGTCCTCTTAGCACTCTCTCTTGCTGTCACTCTCTTGTCCTCCTACTTGTTTGCTCTGAGGAAAGCAGCTGCTATGTTGTGAGATACTCTATGGAGAGTCCACATGGCAAGGAATGGAAGCCTCTGGCCAAGTGTGTAAGGAACTGAGCAACTGAGTCCTGCCAACAAGCCTATAAACAAACATGGAAGCACTTccttccccagtcaagccttcagatgagaccacAGCCCCAGCCAACACTTTGCAGCCTGAGAAAGACCCTGAAGCAGAAGACTCCACTAAGCCATGCCCAGCCTCCTGACTGACAGAAACTGTGGGATCATAAACAtgtgttgttttaaatcactaagagttggggtaatttgttacacatcAGAAGATGACAGGTATCaccgaagaaataaaaatagcccCCCAAATCTGTAAAATGTTCAAGcttattactaaaagaaatgcaTATTAAGAAAGACACTGAGATACCATATCTCACCTTAAAGtttgaagaaaatttcaaaagtttTACAAGGTATTCTGCTGACAAAGTTGTGGGGAAGTAGACATTCTCATAGATTTGCTCATGGGAGTTCAAAATGAATCATCCCTATGGTGGAGGATTTAGCAATTAAGACACAAATTACGGATGCATTGGCCCTTTCATTCAAcagtcccacttctaggaatctatcccCAAGAGGCACTGGCAAAAATACTAAAAGATATTGGCATGAAAGTTataacatattcattcattcatacatacatatataaatacatatatacatacataccgGGTAGATGAAATGGCATAGTTGCAGCcataaaaacaatgagaaagaTCCCTACACATTGATATAGAGTGATCTCCAGaaatatattgttaagtgaaaaaagcaaggtgcCAAACAATGTATACACTATGATAGCATTTTTTAAGCCATGAAAGAAATATGAACATGCGCACCCTTATATTTGCAAAAGAAAgcactggaaaataaaaaaaaaatgaaaatcttacCTATGCTGTGAGGAACAGAATGAGGAGAGGGACCAAAGTTTATTCAGACTTTTCTGAATAAACCCAGTTATGTAATTTTGACTTTGATATTATCTAAATATTCcacatattaaaaaaggaaactatGTCCAAAGAACTACACAAAAATAGGAAACAAgctaaaacaaatgaacaagatGGTGATAAAAACACACAAGGAAAATTATATGTCAAATAACTTTAAAATGCAGTATTTTGACTATCCACACTTAGTAGAATAAATTCTAGAGACAGAGCTTCAAAGAAACCTTAAACCTTACTCAGTGGTTTTATGGTCACTGATGACACTGGtaataatatcttaaaataactctatgtattttagaaaaagcaaataagcAATTAGATTCTTACTGGGTTTTCAATCTGGGTAGAAAATGCAGTATAAAATTGAAGCTAAACTAAAACTCTGTAAGTTAAGGTTgagttgaaaatattattttactatcATGATTTCCTTCTTCTCAACAATTCATACATCCTAGCTGTGTCCCCTAAAAAGATGTAGATGTAAGGACGACCCAACAGTGGTGAGTCCCACTAGTGCCCAAGTTCTGCTTTCTAGATACCACTTTCATTTCCAGGGCTCATGGAGGCATGACTAACTCTAGGTCTGAGGCCTGGAGTGCACAAGATGCACCGGGAACATCCTGTTCAAGGACCCAAAAGCAAGCCTCAAAGACGAACAAGGACTGCTAATGCCTTCCGGGTTTCTTCTTGGGGTGATGAAGATGTTCTGGAATTCAGTAGTGGTGAGGGCTGCACacctctgtgaatatactaaaacccactgaattgtacatgttAAAGGgcaaattgtatggtatgtgaattgcattttaataaaaccattagaaaatattatttaaataaagcatttttaagaaaataaaacaaaacaaaaacaggttaATGGGAAACACTGTCACAACCACCCTGCAAGCCGTGGGAGCCATGGCTAACAGGAAAATCCTAGGAAGCGTCTCTCGGCTGGTGAGGGCAGTGCTGATGACCAGGGAATTCACCAGCTATTGACGATTCATTAAATGGTGCGACGCtgggttccaggcagagggagatgACCACTGCCAATGCATGCTGACAGTGGGATGTGCAGTGAGCAGAACCTTGCTGGTATAGGATACGAAtctcagagaactggaaaatcatgACAAAAGGTATAAAGACAAAGAGTGTAACTAAGCTGAAGAATGTGGGAAAAAATTGCTGATAGCAAAAAGCAGATGTTTCAAGCAAAATGCGTAATGGAAAATATAGTCAAGGATATAATGCTTGGGAAAGGGACTGCAAACACGTATGAGCATTCAAAGAACTAGCACATTCTCACATATccaagaaaatactgaaaataagcTGGAATTGATTTGAAAACAGTTTCATAGTCTTTGCACCATCCGTGAACTTCAGTAAAATGTGGAAAAGCTCCCCAAAGTAGAAGAAGTTCAAGAAACAAGCATGGAAACAGTTTCCAGGTCAGTTTTCTTGACTGTACAGATGCCTGCATGATCTTACCAGATTTAGAATTTTCTGTGCTCCTGAGATAAAGTATGTTTACAGTTAAATCCCTTCCTTGTAAATATTAACGCATTTTAgtcatatttcttcaaagaaagaaaatgacttcagcatagatttaatttcattaaaattgcTTTTTCTCAGACTTTAAAGGTAGGGAGTGACACTCAAAAATGttcaatcaaatatttttaagcagGATGTATTGTTGCACATTAATAGTTTCAgtagtttttttaacttttaaagttaATTTGTTGAAAAAATCAGCTGAAGATTATGAGAAGGGGGAGTTTTCAGGAGGTAAATGAAAGAacgaatcaatttttgaaaatcgttacttttttaaaaattagctacaTGAATAGGCCTCAGGAGGGTTGTGGACATGTGCAAAATTGTGTGTCTGTGCACTACTCCAGGGAGAGTTTTCATGAGCTTAAAATCACTGGTATGAGAGGTGTGTAAAAGATGTAGAGTAAATAAACATGCTTTAACTTCTACAACTCTCCTTAACAATTGATGAATTGTTCTTCTACCTTTTTGCTCTTTAGGAAAATCATTTTCAGAAAACAAACTTTATTGATAAAGTGAAGAGTTGTTTGCAGTAAACAGTGTGTCATGATGGTCTtgaataaaggatttttttttttaatctgggagaaaaaaaggacaaatggagACAAGTCAAAGGATATGTGTGTAACTGAGGCTCCAAGGACAAAAATGGCATGATTGgatcataaaaaggaataatggaTGCAACTAAATGATACACTTTGAATACATAGAAACCCACAAGTTACAGTTAGATGCATTTCTGAGCCAATTAAGGACATTGGAACATCAACTGAGGATTTGATTAGATTAAGAAATGATTGTtaatcttttgtgtgtgtgataaatgACAatggagttatttttaaaaagaaggagtCCTTATTTTTTTAGAGACGCTTATTGAAATATTTCTGGATAAAGTGATGTGTTGCCAGGGACTGGTTTCAACATAATCCAAGATTGGAGTTGGAGGCAGTGAGTGAAAATACAGTTGAAACAAGATTGGTGACATATTGATAATTATTGGGGCTGGGTAATAAATATATGTGGGTTCATTAAAATAGTCTCTCTACTTCTGAATGCATTTGGAAATTTCCATGataaaaacatggaagaaaattccATGAGGTCATACTCCAGAGTTGAGTCAATACTCAGAACCAAATAGCAAAATCAATAAACAATGCTGTGaggattaggttcatgtgtcaacttggccaggtgatggtacccagttgtctagtcaagcaagcactggcctaaccattactgcaaggacatttgtggctggttaataaaccagaaggctggtttattaaatcatcagtcaattgactgcatctgtggctgattacatcaacaaagggtgtatcttctgcaatgagggaatttaatcagctggatttaatccaatcagttgaaaacttttaaaggagaagagagagaactttcacttcttcttcagccagccagcctctcctgggaaattcGCTGAAGACTCTCAttggagtgccagcttgcagcccaCCCTATGGAATTTCTCTTTAGCCAGCCTGCATCTCTTGGGAGtacatcaaagaccttcatcagagttgctgcctgccctacagaatgtggacttgtacatccccacagttgcgtgagacacttttataaaagctcatattcacagatatctcctgttggttctctcTCCCTACAGAACACTGACTGATACAAATGCACTGATCACCACTGAAGTGTTACTAGGGTAGCCTCCCTCCTTACTCTGGAAAGTTTTAATTAGAGGGAAAAGATGAAGCATTTAtcccagatttttaaaatgcaaactgaAAAACCATAGTTGAcaagaaaaattatttgttacaaaagtgtgccggtttgaaaccattatggaccccagaagagccatgatcttttaatccaatctctttggttgtttccatggagatgtgactcacccaactgtgggtgagacctttgattaaattatttccatggagatgtggatccCACcctgattaattcactggagtacttaagagagctcaggagctgacacagacactgatgcttggagacactgggagatgcagacggggcatttggagatgctaagctaagagacgaagcccagagctTACCCCtaagaagttgagagaggactcccagatgcttagagagaaatgccctgggagaacaagcaaagagctgagagaagctgagagagacagagtgccagagacattgtggagaaagtcattttgaaatgcaacccaggagcaaaggaccagcagacactagccacatgccttcccagctgacaggggtgttccagatgccactggcctttcttcagtgaaggtatcctcttgttgatgccttagtttggacaattttatagccttaagactttaaatttgtaacctaataaatcccctttataaaagccaatccatttctggtattttgcataatggcagctctagcaaactggaagaaagcatcCCAGCCAATGAATCTGGCAGGAATATGGGAATTAGAAAGTcaccattttcaatttttaatgaaataattgatTCAAACTGGGACCATCAATAGACGAAACCATTAGGTGGAAGTTGGATGAGGAAATTTACAAGGGGCATCAGGCCTTCACCGGGAGAATCCACTGATCAAAACAAATGTCCATGTACCTCCTGGTACAATGCAGTCAGTAGGAAGTACCTGGTATTACCTATGAAATCCTCGTCCTTCAAAAGCTGAGCCTGAATCTATTCAAGCCTGTAGAGATAACAAGTTAAATGACATTACAAGGCAATGGACCAATTCAGATTGTGGGAAATTCTACAGGATGATTGACCCAGTTTCCTCAGCAAATTAAAGaatcaaaaaagaaggaaaaaggaggtggggtgttagggggtggggagtgaaggAACCACTTTAGATTAAAACTTAAGAGAAAAAGTGGGCACCaaatgtcaaaagaaaaactCTAGAATTATTTTGGAGGCATTGAAAAATTCTGACTGGGTAATCAATGATAACAAGGAATAgttgttaacagtttgtttaGGTAGAATGTGGTCATGTAAGGAAATATGCCTATTTTTTAGAGAGGGACACTGAAATATGTGGGGATGAAAGGACATGATGTCTGGGCTTTGCCTTAAAttactttggagaaaaaaatagacaagaagggggaaagacaggagagaggacGCTAATGTGGCAGGATCTTGGTGACTGTTGAGTCTGGAGAAGGGTGCACACGGAGGGCTCACAccattctctctacttttatgtgttttggaaaattttataGAATAAAAGAGGGATGTTCTTATCATGCCTTAGGAAATAAGGTCAGTCACTGGCTAGCAGAAGTTGAAGAGGGAGGTGTGCAAGGTTAACGTGATCACAGACGCTGATTTCCACACATAGTATTGATTGTTTATTTTAGCTAAGATTAATGGAAATCCAGAACCAGTCCGAAAGATTGGCAGGGaggcaagattttctttttaacaaaagtTCCTTAATTCAACCAACCAAATAAGGAACCCGCTTCAAACACAGAAGGTAACAGAAGGCAACAGTTGGTGACTTTCTGCTCAAACGCCCTCCACTACAGTCTTGAGACCCTGAAAATAATTGGATGACCAGGGTGACCTTCCCCTGGTAACCAAGAATTGGCAAAGCCAAAGCAACCAGGAAGTTCACAGCTCTGAGATCCTGGGATGCACTTGGCTGTTGAGGGGAAATCtgtaaaagaggaaagaaaacccGCTCAGCAGCAGCAAGAAGTTGGCCAGCAACACCATGACACTGGCACTCCCAACTTCCTGAGCATCTGGCTTGAAGGGCAAGTCACAAGAAGGTGGAAAGGAGATGCCCTCCTCCTTCATCACTGAGAAGTAATTCCAGACCACGGTGGCTGAGATGCAGATGCCAGCGGCTACGTACAGAATCCCCGAGGCCATGAATGGGACGTGGGTGGCCTTCTTCTGAAGAATTCCCATGTGCGTGTTCCTAAGGGCAAAGATGATGGAGGCTTTCCCCAGGAGCCCTAGAAGGCTGGTGACCAGCAGGAGATTTTGAGCCATGAGGATGTCAAGAGGGAGGAAGGGTTCGTGGGAGGTGTAATGGTAACAAAACGGGACTCTGTTGACATTGCTGACGTGGTGGTAGATGCAGACTCGCCACATGCCCACGCAGGCCAGGCTGGAGGGGAAGAGCGGGTTGTTGTCAATGTACCACACTTGCCACACCACCAGGCCCATGGAGGTGATGGACAGGATCCAACCCACGGTGGCAGCAGCAAAGCCCACCCCTTGGCGGTGGATGCTACCGAGGGACAAGATCACAGGCGCAGCGTGCTCAGAGTAACTGCAAAGAAATACAGGGCATCGTGAGCGGGCGCCCGCAGGCCTGGGACAGCCCCATTCCGTCCCTGGAGGCGAGGAGCCCCCGGGAGGGAAATGCCGCACTTGAGAAAGGAGACATTTGACCCTCACGCTCTGCTGGTGGGAGTTCGGGCTGAGCGAACTTTGTAAAGGGCTGTTTGGCGATATTGACTGGAAGCCTTAAAATGCACAGACCTTTTAAACATGCATCCAAAGACATAATTAAAGTTGATGAAATTATTTAGTCATGAAGATGTTCACTATAGCACTGTTGGTAAGATTGAAAAATGGGAAACAACTTCAAAACCCACAAGAGGGGCTGGGTTAAATAATTTATGCTGGATCCATGCAATGGAGTTATGCGGCAATGTTAAAAGTATAAATGGAGTCATCAAATGTGTAACATCTTGTGTTTGGCtcttttcacttagtataatgttttaaAGGTTCATCTACATTGCAGCACGTAGGagcagttcattcctttttttttttaaatgcaattttattgagatgtattcacacaccatacaatccatccaaagtgtagtcagtggctcatggtatcattacatagttgtgcattcatcaccatgatcaattttagaaaattttcattactctaaaaaaggtttgttcctttttattgctgagttgtattccAGCAATATATGGAAAGACCacaatttctttattcattcatgggCTTTTGGATGTTTGGATTGACTCCACATTTCGGCTACTATGAATAACACAGCTGAATGATCTTATCTAAACCTTTGTATGGACCTGTGTTCTTAGTCCTCTCAGGTAGACATCTGGGCATGGAACTGCTGGATTGCATGTAAGggtatgtttaacattttaagaaatggcTAAACACCTCTATCAGGtgagaaggcatgtagctggcatctgctggttccttgctcccaagttctggtttcaaaatggctttctccaaaatgtctctgggcttctgtctctcttagtttctctctctcagctcctgtgcatccttgcttgttctcccagggtgtttctctctaag is a genomic window of Choloepus didactylus isolate mChoDid1 chromosome X, mChoDid1.pri, whole genome shotgun sequence containing:
- the LOC119522464 gene encoding claudin-34-like; this translates as MQWARSQLGSTNEEKRQAMRERENSYSEHAAPVILSLGSIHRQGVGFAAATVGWILSITSMGLVVWQVWYIDNNPLFPSSLACVGMWRVCIYHHVSNVNRVPFCYHYTSHEPFLPLDILMAQNLLLVTSLLGLLGKASIIFALRNTHMGILQKKATHVPFMASGILYVAAGICISATVVWNYFSVMKEEGISFPPSCDLPFKPDAQEVGSASVMVLLANFLLLLSGFSFLFYRFPLNSQVHPRISEL